One Nitrosopumilus sp. genomic region harbors:
- a CDS encoding transcriptional regulator, translated as MTDLIDETADYVLELASPQRLNILFGLLSKNLTPTAFAKEIKATKQEVHRNFVRLEESGLIKKNVNGTYSLTTFGQTVCTQVPSLVFLLQNRKYFEEHNFGDVPQKFQMRCGQLAVNQHIKGFSKVLEQWKTVYKNSKEYIYEILAEVPLDLIEPLVKQVKKGIKFNYIFSESSIVPKGRKALLKKLGYDKLVEKGLIERKMAKNVQTMLVMNEKEVCIMFPNTDGEADLSEMFYSDDSMFHEWCLDYFRYCWYGSDVFLESKLKE; from the coding sequence TTGACAGACTTAATTGATGAGACTGCAGATTATGTTTTGGAGCTTGCAAGCCCTCAAAGATTAAACATTCTATTTGGACTCTTAAGCAAAAATCTGACACCAACTGCTTTTGCAAAAGAGATCAAGGCAACAAAACAAGAAGTTCATAGAAATTTTGTTAGATTAGAAGAGAGTGGATTGATAAAAAAGAATGTTAATGGTACCTATTCTCTGACTACCTTTGGACAAACTGTTTGCACACAAGTTCCATCGCTAGTATTTTTGTTGCAGAACAGAAAATACTTTGAAGAGCATAACTTTGGAGACGTTCCTCAGAAATTTCAGATGCGTTGTGGTCAACTTGCAGTTAATCAACACATCAAAGGATTCTCAAAAGTTCTAGAACAGTGGAAGACTGTCTACAAAAACTCCAAGGAATACATCTATGAGATACTAGCTGAAGTTCCACTTGACTTGATTGAACCTCTTGTAAAACAAGTAAAAAAGGGAATCAAATTCAATTACATTTTCTCTGAATCATCTATTGTTCCAAAAGGAAGAAAGGCTTTGTTAAAAAAACTTGGATATGATAAACTTGTGGAGAAGGGATTAATTGAGAGAAAGATGGCAAAAAATGTTCAAACAATGCTAGTGATGAATGAAAAAGAAGTTTGCATCATGTTTCCAAACACTGATGGTGAAGCAGATCTTAGTGAGATGTTTTACTCTGATGATTCAATGTTTCATGAATGGTGTTTGGATTATTTCAGATATTGCTGGTATGGCTCTGATGTGTTTTTGGAAAGCAAGCTAAAAGAGTAA
- a CDS encoding DUF6659 family protein: MDYEKFCSEILAKDPKIRFAAVYDEWAEKVAGGMRDGVKSMLSDHAENQLVNQSILDWKSRKEMAKYLGKTIYTLSDYENIKRFSFYLGDDFLLLVSTAKDAETKVVVDQVIKLYYENQ, from the coding sequence ATGGACTATGAAAAGTTCTGCTCTGAGATTCTAGCAAAGGATCCTAAGATTAGATTTGCAGCAGTCTATGATGAATGGGCTGAAAAGGTAGCTGGTGGAATGAGAGATGGTGTAAAAAGTATGCTCTCTGATCATGCAGAGAATCAATTGGTTAATCAATCAATTCTTGATTGGAAATCAAGAAAAGAGATGGCGAAATATCTTGGAAAAACAATCTACACGTTATCTGATTATGAAAACATCAAACGATTCTCATTTTATCTAGGTGATGATTTTTTACTTCTAGTCAGTACTGCAAAAGATGCCGAAACTAAAGTTGTAGTTGATCAAGTAATCAAACTTTACTATGAAAATCAATAG
- a CDS encoding cytochrome c biogenesis protein CcdA, giving the protein MSVQLAPKKLLIFALFVMFSLIFIGGIFYATNEIAIGAGHELSYPSWLIIAYLAGLSMIILPCTLPLVFIIIPLSMGKGGKKGLSMALLFGAGLTITIALYGIGIGALGESTNLDQISIYMFLIAGIAAFIFGLSQLKIFELKLPTYSGTPKFIQNRGDYSKSFFMGLLLGNAGVGCPNPMFYWLLIYVASTGSIEIGASLGAVHGVGRAIPLILLSVLAILGINYTKVITTNRENIEKITGWMLIILGAFLIIQGIPGGHEWYESTMIHIAWNNLVSMTSLPPEFHISQHTHDYKIWISEEFVPILFGALIIFPIVWYFTKRRKITS; this is encoded by the coding sequence ATGTCAGTACAACTAGCACCAAAAAAATTACTAATTTTTGCTCTATTTGTAATGTTTTCACTAATCTTTATTGGTGGAATATTTTATGCCACTAATGAAATTGCTATTGGCGCAGGTCATGAATTATCGTATCCTTCTTGGTTGATTATAGCATATCTTGCTGGGCTATCTATGATTATTCTACCATGTACACTTCCTCTAGTCTTTATCATAATTCCACTTAGTATGGGAAAAGGAGGAAAGAAGGGCCTTTCAATGGCATTATTGTTTGGAGCAGGATTGACAATTACTATTGCACTTTATGGTATAGGAATTGGCGCATTAGGCGAATCTACAAATCTAGATCAAATTTCAATTTACATGTTTTTGATTGCAGGTATTGCAGCTTTTATTTTTGGATTATCACAGTTGAAAATCTTTGAATTAAAACTGCCAACATATTCTGGTACTCCAAAATTTATTCAGAATCGCGGAGACTATTCAAAATCATTTTTCATGGGACTGCTTTTAGGTAATGCTGGAGTTGGATGTCCAAACCCAATGTTTTATTGGCTTTTAATTTATGTTGCAAGTACTGGTAGTATAGAAATTGGAGCAAGTCTTGGTGCAGTCCATGGTGTGGGAAGAGCAATTCCACTAATTTTACTATCAGTTCTTGCAATTCTTGGAATAAATTACACAAAAGTAATAACCACAAATAGAGAAAACATTGAAAAAATTACTGGTTGGATGCTAATAATTTTAGGTGCATTTTTAATTATTCAAGGAATTCCTGGAGGTCATGAATGGTATGAGAGTACCATGATACACATTGCATGGAACAATCTAGTATCCATGACTTCGCTTCCACCTGAATTTCATATAAGTCAGCATACTCATGATTATAAAATTTGGATATCCGAAGAGTTTGTTCCAATATTATTTGGAGCATTAATTATATTCCCAATAGTATGGTATTTTACTAAACGGAGAAAGATTACATCATGA
- a CDS encoding YHS domain-containing protein — MKDPVCGMDVGEKGESLIHDGKEYRFCCASCRWAFEKNPEQFSEK; from the coding sequence ATGAAGGATCCTGTTTGTGGAATGGATGTAGGAGAGAAAGGAGAATCGTTAATACATGATGGTAAGGAATATCGTTTCTGTTGTGCCTCATGTAGATGGGCCTTTGAGAAGAATCCGGAACAATTTTCAGAGAAATGA
- a CDS encoding thioredoxin family protein: protein MKVQVLTTPGCSNCNVLEKMLKKLGVSFELIDVTEKPEFLEKYPIFTAPGLVINEKLEFTGIPKLEELEKKLFHNR, encoded by the coding sequence ATGAAAGTACAAGTTCTGACCACTCCTGGATGTTCTAATTGCAATGTTTTAGAAAAAATGTTAAAAAAACTTGGAGTGTCTTTTGAATTAATTGATGTTACAGAAAAACCAGAATTTCTAGAAAAATATCCTATATTTACAGCGCCTGGATTGGTGATTAATGAGAAATTAGAGTTTACAGGTATTCCAAAACTTGAAGAACTTGAAAAGAAACTTTTCCATAACAGGTAA
- a CDS encoding radical SAM protein → MMLNYDAPLYRPPSEARSLIFQVTLGCSFNECSFCDMYRSKEYSERPWEQVKEEIDMMAKYLPETRRVFLADGDALNLDAEYMIKIVKYIREKFANIERISCYAMPMNILKKTPEELKKMNEAGLDMFYLGIESGSDIVLKKVTKGALAKTIIKSVNKAKDAGYIMSCMVILGLGGKKYSKEHIKGTAEVISACSPNYVGALTLYLENGIKQEFLEKYQGEFVRIDDDESLEELRELINQIDTKEEIIFRANHGSNAYTIKGTFPQDKQEMLDKIDWMKQHPEIMRPQGLRGF, encoded by the coding sequence ATGATGTTAAACTATGATGCACCGCTGTATAGACCACCATCAGAAGCTAGATCACTGATTTTCCAAGTTACTCTTGGTTGCTCATTTAATGAGTGCTCTTTTTGTGACATGTACAGATCCAAAGAATACTCTGAGAGACCATGGGAACAAGTAAAAGAAGAGATTGACATGATGGCAAAATATCTCCCAGAAACTAGACGAGTATTTCTTGCAGACGGTGATGCATTAAATCTCGATGCAGAATATATGATTAAAATTGTAAAGTATATTAGAGAAAAATTTGCAAATATTGAGCGAATTTCTTGCTATGCAATGCCAATGAACATTCTAAAGAAGACACCTGAAGAACTTAAAAAAATGAATGAGGCTGGATTAGACATGTTCTATTTGGGAATAGAGAGTGGTTCAGATATTGTTCTAAAAAAAGTCACAAAGGGTGCACTAGCTAAAACTATCATAAAGTCAGTCAACAAAGCAAAGGATGCAGGATATATCATGTCATGCATGGTAATTTTGGGACTTGGAGGAAAAAAATATTCAAAAGAGCACATCAAGGGCACAGCTGAAGTGATCAGTGCATGCTCACCAAATTATGTGGGAGCATTAACGCTGTATCTGGAAAATGGAATAAAACAAGAGTTTTTGGAGAAATACCAAGGAGAGTTTGTTAGAATTGATGATGATGAATCACTAGAAGAGTTACGCGAATTAATCAATCAAATAGACACAAAAGAAGAAATTATCTTTAGGGCAAACCATGGCTCTAATGCATACACAATCAAAGGAACTTTTCCTCAAGATAAACAAGAGATGTTAGACAAAATAGATTGGATGAAGCAGCATCCAGAAATTATGCGACCACAGGGACTACGTGGATTCTAA
- a CDS encoding winged helix-turn-helix domain-containing protein: protein MANDPDAKRLLWFVFAGSRGGLNRLKIISELKQNPKNTNQLANDIGLDYKAIQHHIKVLEKNNLITRVGEKYGVMYFISTYLEVNMETLEEIEEKLDKSK from the coding sequence ATGGCAAATGATCCTGATGCAAAAAGACTGCTTTGGTTTGTTTTTGCAGGTTCACGTGGAGGATTAAATCGATTAAAGATTATCTCTGAATTAAAGCAAAACCCAAAAAATACTAATCAATTAGCAAATGATATTGGTCTTGATTACAAGGCAATTCAACATCACATCAAAGTATTAGAAAAAAATAATTTGATTACTAGAGTTGGAGAAAAGTATGGTGTAATGTACTTTATCTCTACATATCTTGAGGTAAACATGGAGACATTAGAAGAAATTGAAGAAAAATTGGATAAAAGTAAATAA
- a CDS encoding reverse transcriptase-like protein encodes MGISVYVDGSGGPGGGFGYFVKETGESFYKKKPEITNNQAEYMAIISALNKFANSSEEITIYSDSKNTVNQLNHEFAINNEQLRDLAREAWSIMGKISNLSIVWVPRKDNLAGKMLGS; translated from the coding sequence ATGGGAATTAGTGTTTATGTTGATGGCTCTGGAGGCCCTGGTGGTGGATTTGGTTACTTTGTTAAAGAGACTGGTGAATCATTTTATAAAAAAAAACCTGAGATAACAAACAATCAAGCAGAATACATGGCAATTATTTCTGCACTAAACAAGTTTGCAAATTCTTCTGAAGAGATTACCATTTACAGTGATTCAAAAAATACTGTAAACCAACTTAATCATGAATTTGCAATTAATAATGAACAACTTCGTGACTTGGCACGTGAAGCTTGGTCAATTATGGGTAAAATTTCAAACCTTTCAATTGTTTGGGTTCCAAGAAAAGATAATCTTGCAGGGAAAATGCTGGGAAGCTAG
- a CDS encoding 4-hydroxybutyrate--CoA ligase — MAESVILSPKSIAVIGASDKRGSVGATITSNIMNGFKGTVYPISPSRDIVFYKKAYKSVLDVPKPIDLAVIVIKNTLVAPVLEECGKKKIKGVVIITAGFKEVDEEGAKREQEIKDIAKKYKIQIIGPNCLGVMNLDPKTMMNSTFLKVTPKSGKIALVSQSGAICAALVEDASAQGIGFSAVVSLGNKAVMSEVDILKVLANHKQTRVIVMYLEDMGDGQEFLKVCKNITKKLKKPILVLKSGRSPEGAKAAMSHTGALMGSDEIYDALLKQSGAIRVDTMEELFDYATAFSKQPLPSTGDLVIVSNAGGPAIISTDACSKMKIKMADITSIRKKIDEVIPPWGSSRNPVDIVGDADFNRFHNVLDRVLKHPKVGSVISMCTPSGTLNYDKLAEVIVEMSKKYKKTMLASLMGLDEGITNREILAEGNIPYYTYAEGAIRTLASMIRFSNWIKAPDGKITKFKVNKAKAKKIFDKVKKEKRPNLLEEEGQEVLKAYGLPLPTSALAKTEDEAVKIAKKIGYPVVMKIASPQIIHKSDAGGVKVNLTNDSEVRDAFKTIIKNAKNYNKKAEIKGVLIVEMVKGGKELIIGSKLEPGFGPVIMLGMGGIYVEVLKDVTFKLAPVTNLEADDMIASIKTQKLLQGVRGEKPSDIAKLSECIQRLSQLVTDFKEIKELDMNPVLVMEKGKGCRILDVRIGL; from the coding sequence ATGGCTGAATCTGTAATTTTATCGCCAAAATCAATTGCAGTTATCGGTGCATCTGACAAACGTGGAAGTGTTGGAGCTACTATTACATCAAACATTATGAATGGATTCAAAGGAACTGTTTATCCAATTAGTCCATCACGTGATATTGTATTTTACAAAAAAGCATACAAGAGTGTCTTGGATGTTCCTAAACCAATTGATCTTGCTGTGATTGTTATTAAAAACACTCTAGTTGCACCAGTTCTAGAAGAATGTGGAAAGAAAAAGATCAAAGGTGTTGTAATCATTACAGCAGGATTCAAAGAAGTTGATGAAGAAGGAGCTAAACGTGAACAAGAAATTAAAGATATTGCAAAAAAATACAAAATCCAAATCATTGGCCCAAACTGTCTTGGAGTCATGAATCTTGATCCAAAGACAATGATGAATTCTACTTTTCTTAAAGTTACACCAAAATCTGGAAAGATTGCACTTGTATCACAAAGCGGTGCAATTTGTGCAGCATTAGTTGAGGATGCAAGTGCTCAGGGAATTGGATTCTCTGCAGTTGTAAGTCTTGGAAACAAAGCTGTAATGAGCGAAGTTGATATTCTAAAAGTTCTTGCAAATCACAAGCAAACAAGAGTTATTGTAATGTATCTAGAAGACATGGGGGATGGACAAGAATTCCTCAAAGTTTGCAAAAATATTACTAAAAAACTCAAAAAACCAATACTTGTATTAAAATCCGGAAGAAGTCCAGAAGGTGCAAAGGCTGCAATGTCTCATACTGGTGCCCTGATGGGCTCAGATGAAATCTACGATGCCCTACTAAAGCAATCAGGTGCAATACGTGTTGATACTATGGAAGAATTATTTGATTATGCTACAGCATTTTCAAAACAACCACTACCATCAACTGGTGATCTTGTAATTGTTTCAAATGCAGGCGGTCCTGCAATTATTTCAACTGATGCATGCTCTAAGATGAAGATAAAGATGGCTGATATTACAAGTATTAGGAAAAAAATTGATGAGGTGATTCCACCTTGGGGAAGCTCTAGAAATCCTGTTGATATTGTAGGAGATGCTGATTTTAATCGATTCCATAACGTACTTGATAGAGTACTAAAACACCCAAAAGTTGGCTCTGTAATCTCAATGTGTACTCCTTCTGGAACCCTGAACTATGACAAACTAGCAGAAGTAATTGTTGAGATGTCAAAAAAATACAAAAAGACAATGCTTGCAAGTCTGATGGGACTAGATGAGGGAATTACAAATAGGGAAATTTTAGCAGAAGGGAACATTCCATACTATACATATGCAGAAGGTGCAATCAGAACTCTTGCCTCTATGATTAGATTTTCTAATTGGATTAAAGCCCCTGATGGAAAAATTACAAAATTCAAAGTAAACAAAGCAAAGGCAAAGAAAATTTTTGATAAAGTAAAAAAAGAAAAGAGACCAAATCTTCTAGAAGAAGAAGGACAAGAGGTTCTCAAAGCATATGGGTTACCATTACCAACAAGTGCATTAGCTAAAACAGAAGATGAAGCAGTCAAAATTGCAAAGAAGATTGGATATCCTGTTGTAATGAAGATTGCATCACCGCAAATCATCCACAAATCTGATGCAGGCGGTGTCAAAGTTAACTTGACAAATGATTCTGAAGTAAGAGATGCATTCAAAACAATAATCAAAAATGCAAAAAATTACAACAAGAAAGCCGAGATCAAAGGTGTACTAATTGTAGAGATGGTAAAAGGAGGAAAAGAACTAATCATAGGCTCAAAACTTGAACCTGGATTTGGTCCCGTCATCATGCTTGGAATGGGGGGAATCTATGTTGAAGTTCTCAAAGATGTTACATTCAAGCTTGCACCTGTAACTAATCTAGAAGCTGATGATATGATAGCCTCAATTAAAACACAAAAACTACTTCAAGGAGTTAGAGGAGAAAAGCCTTCAGATATTGCAAAACTTTCTGAATGCATTCAAAGACTATCACAACTAGTTACCGACTTTAAAGAGATCAAGGAACTTGACATGAATCCTGTACTAGTCATGGAAAAAGGAAAGGGCTGTCGCATTTTAGATGTCAGAATTGGCCTTTAA
- a CDS encoding 4-hydroxyphenylacetate 3-hydroxylase N-terminal domain-containing protein, whose translation MANVLKTIRSGEDYIESLRGRDLKVYLFGELVKEPVDHPMIRPSINAVAETYDLAMREEELASADSSLTGLRVNRFLHIAESAQDLVMQNKMQRKLGQNTGTCFQRCVGMDALNSLHSTTFEIDEKHGTDYHKRFLEFVKMVQKENLVIGGAMTDPKGDRSKGPAEQDDPDLFTRIVDRDEKGIYVSGAKAHQTGCINSHWIILMPTVRLTENDKDWAVVGAIPADAPGVTYIYGRQSCDTRSMEEGNIDVGNEKYGGQEALMILDRVFIPWDKVFMHGEFEFASMLIERFTCYHRRSYVCKTGLGDVLIGAAATIADYNGVPKVSHIKDKIIEMTHLNETIFAAGIASSHQGQKMKSGVYLNDDMLAQVCKHNVTRFPYEISRLAQDIAGGLVVTLPSEKDFRHPVAGPLLKKYLAGRKGADVENRMRILRLIENMTLGRNAVGYLTESMHGAGSPQAQRIQIQRQMQVGYKKNLAKHLAGITNDVEEPKEPSEYFKRVFKTKDSVL comes from the coding sequence ATGGCTAATGTCTTAAAGACAATTAGATCAGGGGAAGATTACATTGAGAGCTTGAGAGGACGTGATCTCAAAGTTTACTTGTTTGGAGAATTAGTAAAAGAGCCAGTCGATCATCCTATGATTAGACCATCAATTAACGCAGTTGCAGAAACTTATGATCTTGCAATGCGCGAAGAAGAATTGGCTTCTGCTGATTCATCACTTACTGGACTTAGAGTTAACCGATTTTTGCACATTGCAGAGAGTGCACAGGACTTAGTAATGCAAAATAAGATGCAGAGAAAACTAGGACAAAATACTGGTACATGTTTCCAGAGATGTGTTGGAATGGATGCACTCAATTCATTGCATTCAACTACTTTTGAGATTGATGAGAAACATGGAACTGATTATCATAAACGATTCTTAGAATTTGTAAAGATGGTTCAAAAAGAAAATCTTGTAATCGGTGGTGCCATGACTGATCCAAAAGGAGACAGAAGCAAAGGACCCGCAGAACAAGACGATCCTGATTTGTTTACTAGAATAGTTGACAGAGACGAAAAAGGAATCTATGTATCTGGTGCAAAGGCGCACCAAACTGGTTGTATCAACTCACACTGGATTATTTTAATGCCAACAGTTAGACTAACTGAAAACGATAAAGATTGGGCAGTAGTTGGAGCAATTCCAGCTGATGCACCAGGAGTTACTTACATCTATGGAAGACAATCTTGTGACACACGAAGTATGGAAGAAGGAAACATCGATGTTGGAAATGAAAAGTATGGTGGACAAGAAGCATTGATGATTCTAGATAGAGTGTTTATTCCATGGGACAAAGTTTTCATGCATGGAGAATTTGAATTTGCATCTATGTTAATTGAGAGATTTACTTGCTATCACCGACGCAGCTACGTTTGCAAAACTGGTCTTGGAGATGTACTAATTGGTGCAGCAGCAACAATTGCTGATTACAATGGTGTTCCAAAAGTCTCTCACATTAAAGACAAAATTATTGAAATGACTCATCTTAATGAAACAATATTTGCAGCAGGAATTGCATCATCGCATCAGGGACAAAAAATGAAGTCAGGTGTATATCTAAATGATGACATGCTAGCACAAGTATGTAAACACAATGTAACAAGATTCCCATATGAGATTAGCCGACTTGCACAAGACATTGCAGGTGGTCTAGTAGTTACTTTGCCATCTGAGAAGGACTTTAGACATCCAGTTGCTGGTCCATTACTCAAAAAATACTTGGCAGGAAGAAAGGGAGCAGATGTTGAAAATAGAATGAGAATATTGAGATTAATTGAAAATATGACTCTTGGAAGAAATGCTGTAGGATATCTTACTGAATCTATGCATGGTGCAGGCTCACCACAAGCACAAAGAATTCAGATTCAGCGACAAATGCAGGTCGGTTACAAAAAAAATCTTGCAAAACATTTAGCTGGTATTACAAATGATGTGGAAGAGCCAAAAGAGCCATCTGAATATTTTAAACGAGTATTCAAAACCAAAGATTCTGTTCTATAA
- a CDS encoding lysyl oxidase family protein, whose product MTTSKKIFRMTTLIPLLIAIGLMITVPMTVSAAKPNQIPSEALLPELQAVVPDGVQVVHKQQSDTLRFTNGIANTGEGHWQMAPTFPTNPDDDVIATQQLLDADGNIVYEQVVSIFEFHEEHNHWHIADVTEFSVHQGSPDGPLVGDSNKVTFCIEDVYNMIENTNTADRIFWDCTVSLQGVQAGWADQYHQSTPGNQVDITGITPGIYYLVHNVNPDGTFIERDSTNNKAWTELLVFEKNNGQIDVVETGITSCSLLDPTDPYTPALCGEVTANRG is encoded by the coding sequence ATGACGACATCAAAGAAAATCTTCCGAATGACAACTTTGATTCCCTTGCTGATCGCAATTGGATTGATGATTACTGTTCCTATGACAGTATCTGCAGCAAAACCAAATCAAATTCCAAGCGAGGCACTGCTTCCTGAATTGCAGGCAGTTGTTCCAGATGGAGTTCAAGTTGTTCATAAGCAACAATCTGATACGCTTAGATTTACCAATGGTATTGCAAATACCGGAGAAGGTCACTGGCAGATGGCACCAACTTTTCCAACAAATCCTGATGATGATGTAATTGCTACACAACAATTACTTGATGCTGATGGAAATATTGTATACGAACAAGTTGTAAGCATATTTGAATTCCATGAGGAACACAATCATTGGCACATTGCTGATGTAACTGAATTTAGTGTTCATCAAGGTTCTCCAGATGGACCACTTGTTGGTGATTCAAACAAAGTTACATTCTGTATTGAAGATGTATACAATATGATTGAAAATACCAACACTGCCGATAGAATATTTTGGGACTGTACAGTTAGTCTCCAAGGAGTACAAGCAGGTTGGGCTGATCAATATCACCAATCAACTCCAGGAAATCAAGTTGATATCACAGGAATTACTCCAGGAATATACTATCTGGTACACAATGTAAATCCTGATGGCACATTCATAGAGAGAGACTCTACAAACAACAAAGCATGGACTGAGTTACTTGTTTTTGAGAAAAACAATGGTCAAATCGATGTAGTTGAAACTGGAATTACTTCTTGTTCTCTACTTGATCCAACTGATCCTTATACACCAGCTCTATGTGGAGAAGTAACTGCTAATCGCGGTTAA
- a CDS encoding CFI-box-CTERM domain-containing protein, whose product MKYFAMLSMVLLVSTVYAQTPFRDMAGLTQNGIEWCEENYQLYYFMGNDFFEHHKHSIESRLCGNLYNDEIWLYDGPDRYQKLIEQSRVYYNLEIQESMDESKQGIIDPKSVNIKEIPQVIEQQKIEAQQKEQEKFNEETESEIVEVENIQVNINQNDEGGGCLIATATYGSEMAPQVQLLREIRDNQLMNTESGASFMSGFNQLYYSFSPYIADLERENPAFKEMVKIGITPMLSSLSIMSLADSEFEIVSLGIGVILLNIGMYGIAPAMLIYQIKNKRKDRINRD is encoded by the coding sequence GTGAAATATTTTGCAATGCTTTCTATGGTATTACTAGTTAGTACTGTATATGCACAAACACCATTTAGAGACATGGCAGGACTTACACAAAATGGAATAGAGTGGTGTGAAGAAAACTATCAACTATATTATTTCATGGGAAATGATTTCTTTGAGCATCACAAGCATTCAATTGAATCAAGATTGTGTGGTAATTTGTATAACGACGAAATTTGGTTATATGATGGTCCTGACAGATATCAAAAACTAATTGAGCAAAGCAGAGTATACTATAATTTAGAGATTCAAGAAAGTATGGATGAATCAAAACAAGGAATAATTGATCCTAAATCAGTTAACATTAAAGAGATTCCACAAGTGATTGAACAGCAGAAAATCGAGGCACAACAAAAGGAACAAGAAAAATTTAACGAAGAAACAGAATCAGAAATTGTCGAAGTTGAAAATATTCAAGTGAACATAAACCAAAATGATGAAGGCGGAGGTTGTCTAATTGCAACTGCAACATATGGCTCTGAGATGGCACCACAAGTACAACTCCTCAGAGAAATCAGGGACAATCAATTAATGAATACAGAATCTGGAGCTTCATTTATGAGCGGCTTTAACCAATTGTATTATTCATTCTCACCATACATTGCAGATTTGGAGCGAGAAAATCCAGCATTCAAGGAAATGGTAAAGATTGGAATCACACCAATGCTATCATCACTATCAATAATGTCACTTGCCGATTCAGAATTTGAAATTGTATCATTAGGAATTGGAGTAATACTGCTCAACATTGGAATGTACGGTATAGCACCAGCTATGCTAATCTATCAAATAAAAAATAAAAGAAAAGATAGGATTAACCGCGATTAG
- a CDS encoding signal peptidase I encodes MAKKSISKGVIKDIIIVGVGVLVIWIGLQVAFGTQNPFYVVASGSMIPVLQVYDVLIVSGHVTFEEIDVGDIIVFNRPSDHDRVIVHRVASILNEDPKTIRTKGDANPASIPGTDFPITQEEYIGKVAYTIPQIGYVTQLLKPPINYVIIAIVIGIMVVKQMAKRKNEKVLSLSDPLEKDNPDTIEELSDISKVEKDLEYSENLGKLDIDESENKHEESDMSTDNDKSKFS; translated from the coding sequence TTGGCAAAAAAATCCATCTCCAAAGGCGTCATCAAAGATATCATAATTGTCGGTGTAGGAGTACTAGTAATTTGGATTGGTTTGCAGGTAGCATTTGGAACTCAAAATCCTTTCTATGTGGTTGCAAGTGGAAGTATGATTCCAGTTTTACAAGTTTATGATGTTTTGATAGTATCAGGCCATGTGACTTTTGAGGAAATTGATGTGGGAGATATCATTGTATTTAATCGACCCTCAGATCATGACAGAGTAATAGTTCACAGAGTTGCCTCGATTCTAAATGAGGATCCTAAAACAATTAGAACAAAAGGTGATGCAAATCCAGCATCAATTCCAGGAACTGACTTTCCAATTACTCAAGAAGAATACATTGGGAAAGTAGCCTATACTATTCCACAAATTGGATATGTCACTCAATTGCTAAAGCCACCAATCAACTATGTCATAATTGCAATTGTAATTGGAATAATGGTAGTAAAACAGATGGCAAAGAGAAAAAACGAGAAAGTACTTTCACTATCGGATCCACTTGAAAAAGACAATCCAGATACAATTGAAGAGTTGTCAGATATTTCCAAAGTAGAAAAAGACTTGGAGTATTCAGAGAATTTAGGAAAATTAGATATTGATGAATCTGAAAACAAACATGAAGAATCAGATATGTCAACAGATAATGACAAAAGTAAATTCAGTTAA
- the trxA gene encoding thioredoxin: MGITQVSDAKSWEVDVINSDIPVFVDFWAEWCGPCRMVGPVVEELASDYEGKVKFVKVNVDEANELASKYNVFSIPTLILLNKGEIVSQQVGAASKESYKNMIDRALA; encoded by the coding sequence ATGGGAATAACACAAGTTTCAGATGCAAAGTCTTGGGAAGTCGACGTGATAAATTCTGACATTCCTGTATTTGTAGACTTTTGGGCCGAATGGTGTGGTCCATGTAGAATGGTAGGTCCTGTAGTTGAAGAATTGGCAAGTGACTATGAAGGCAAAGTAAAATTTGTCAAGGTTAATGTTGATGAGGCCAATGAATTGGCATCAAAATACAATGTATTTAGTATTCCAACCTTAATCCTCCTTAACAAAGGCGAGATAGTTAGCCAACAAGTAGGTGCTGCTTCAAAAGAATCATACAAAAATATGATTGATAGAGCACTTGCATAA